The proteins below come from a single Vidua chalybeata isolate OUT-0048 chromosome 1, bVidCha1 merged haplotype, whole genome shotgun sequence genomic window:
- the IMPA1 gene encoding inositol monophosphatase 1, with protein sequence MADPWQECMDYAVGLARKAGEIIRGALKEEISVMTKSSPVDLVTETDQKVENFIISLIKEKYPSHSFIGEESVAAGEGSILTDNPTWIIDPIDGTTNFVHRFPFVAVSIGFVVNKKIEFGIVYSCIEDKMYTARKGKGAFCNGQKLQVSGQEDITKSLLVTELGSNRDPEAIKIILSNMERLLSIPIHGIRAVGTAAVNMCLVATGGADAYYEMGIHCWDMAGAGIIITEAGGVLLDVTGGPFDLMSRRIIAASSRAIGERIAKALQVIPLRRDDATN encoded by the exons ATGGCAGATCCCTGGCAAGAATGTATGGATTATGCAGTTGGTTTAGCAAGGAAAGCTGGGGAG ATAATCCGTGGAGCACTCAAAGAAGAAATATCTGTTATGACTAAAAGTTCACCTGTAGATCTAGTGACAGAAACTGATCAAAAAGTAGAAAACTTCATTATTTCTTTGATAAAAGAAAAGTATCCTTCTCACAG CTTTATTGGTGAAGAATCTGTTGCAGCTGGAGAGGGCAGCATTCTGACAGATAACCCCACATGGATTATAGACCCTATTGATGGAACTACCAACTTTGTACACAG gtTTCCATTTGTGGCAGTTTCAATTGGCTTTGTTGTAAACAAAAAG ATAGAGTTTGGAATTGTGTATAGTTGTATAGAAGACAAGATGTATACtgccagaaaaggaaaaggtgcaTTTTGCAATGGTCAGAAACTTCAAGTATCGGGCCAAGAAG acaTTACAAAATCCCTTTTAGTAACAGAATTGGGGTCAAATCGTGATCCAGAggctataaaaataattctttctaaTATGGAAAGACTTCTCAGTATTCCTATTCATGG GATTAGAGCTGTTGGTACAGCAGCTGTGAACATGTGCCTTGTGGCAACGGGTGGAGCTGATGCTTATTATGAAATGGGGATTCACTGCTGGGATATGGCAGGCGCTGGAATCATTATTACTGAAGCTGGTGGAGTACTGCTGGATGTAACAG GTGGACCATTTGATTTGATGTCTCGAAGAATAATTGCAGCAAGTAGTCGAGCTATCGGAGAGAGAATAGCCAAAGCACTTCAAGTAATTCCTCTGAGAAGAGATGATGCAACCAACTGA